The proteins below are encoded in one region of Nitrospirota bacterium:
- a CDS encoding CBS domain-containing protein, which translates to MLKAKDIMTKDVITVKPEATVEELARLFMNNKISGVPVTDENKILIGIVTENDLISQNKRLHIPTVIRLFDAFILLGSGRIEDEIRKMAATTVDEICARKVVSITEETTVEEIATIMAEQHIHLLPVLRGNTVVGIIGKADMVRAMTL; encoded by the coding sequence ATGCTCAAGGCAAAAGACATTATGACGAAGGACGTGATCACCGTAAAACCCGAAGCTACAGTGGAAGAGCTTGCAAGGTTGTTTATGAATAATAAAATCAGCGGCGTGCCTGTAACTGATGAAAATAAAATCCTTATCGGTATTGTTACGGAGAACGACCTCATAAGTCAGAATAAGCGTCTGCATATTCCGACGGTCATCAGGCTTTTTGATGCCTTCATCCTTCTGGGCTCCGGCAGGATCGAGGATGAGATCAGGAAGATGGCGGCAACCACTGTTGACGAGATCTGCGCCAGGAAAGTTGTATCAATAACGGAAGAAACAACTGTAGAGGAAATTGCGACAATAATGGCTGAACAGCACATTCACCTTCTTCCGGTGCTCAGAGGCAATACTGTAGTTGGAATAATAGGTAAAGCCGACATGGTCAGAGCCATGACTTTATGA
- a CDS encoding ABC transporter ATP-binding protein — MEPLISVRNLNKTFASPGGRLNVLKDITFDINKGEMTALMGPSGVGKSTLLHILGTLDRPSSGNVLYEGKDVFELKSDALSDFRSRVIGFVFQFHHLMPEFNTLENTIMPALIGGVNHKEAAAKAKQLLADVGLSGRLSHKPGELSGGEQQRVAVARALMLDPKVVLADEPTGNLDTQTGEELFALLTELNKKGITFIIVTHNETLASQCGRILKMKDGMII; from the coding sequence ATGGAACCGTTAATCAGCGTAAGGAATCTTAATAAAACATTCGCCTCTCCAGGCGGCAGGCTCAATGTATTGAAGGACATTACCTTTGATATTAACAAAGGGGAAATGACCGCACTCATGGGCCCTTCGGGAGTCGGCAAAAGCACGCTGCTTCACATACTCGGCACACTCGACAGGCCCTCTTCCGGGAATGTCCTGTACGAAGGCAAAGACGTCTTTGAGCTGAAGAGTGACGCGCTGTCGGATTTCAGAAGCAGGGTGATCGGTTTTGTATTCCAGTTCCATCATCTGATGCCGGAATTCAACACGCTTGAAAATACAATAATGCCCGCTCTCATCGGGGGAGTAAATCATAAAGAAGCGGCCGCGAAGGCAAAACAATTACTTGCCGATGTCGGGCTCTCCGGGAGGCTGTCGCACAAACCGGGCGAACTTTCAGGCGGCGAGCAGCAGAGGGTTGCCGTTGCAAGGGCGCTGATGCTGGACCCGAAAGTTGTGCTTGCTGATGAACCCACGGGAAACCTCGACACCCAGACCGGCGAGGAATTATTTGCCCTCCTTACGGAATTAAACAAAAAGGGGATAACCTTTATTATCGTCACCCATAACGAAACCCTCGCCTCTCAATGCGGAAGGATTTTGAAAATGAAAGACGGGATGATTATTTAA
- a CDS encoding sigma-70 family RNA polymerase sigma factor gives MKEKDIFDEIIEVGKRRGVLTYDEINEALPSEFFTPDEIEDLMDLLSDMGVRIVDEEQAIPLEEAEAPEYEKTEDLVQAYFHSMGDISILTKDEEVELAKKLEEGKAIITEIIQPFPIWKKMEESFVSEEEVLEEDERALQIMDLTLTRLEILVRKANVFVRELSQYGGSLKSLKNLIKTESSKKKPNVVKLAAMEDIANRVQLAFKKIEGEVGIRVEDLLNKWERVSRAQAFVLEAKNELITRNLRLVVNIAKNYVGRGLPLLDLIQEGNIGLMKAVDKFKHEKGFKFSTYATWWIRQAITRALIDQTKTIRVPVHMMEFYNRVTKASRELTQELGREPTDEEIAKRLDVATRKVEEVFRAIQDPIALQTPVGDEDTELEDFIGDKNSPSPYTDAEGKEISGYIKKVLGTLTPKEERVIKMRFGIGAERDHTLEEVGRYLNITRERVRQIEAKALRKLKHPSRLKALKALVSS, from the coding sequence ATGAAGGAAAAAGATATATTTGATGAGATAATTGAAGTAGGCAAGAGGAGAGGCGTCCTCACTTACGATGAGATAAATGAGGCTTTACCCTCAGAGTTTTTCACCCCTGATGAGATAGAAGACCTTATGGACCTGCTCAGTGATATGGGGGTCCGTATTGTTGATGAAGAACAGGCTATACCACTTGAAGAAGCAGAGGCCCCGGAGTATGAAAAAACAGAAGATCTTGTCCAGGCATATTTCCACTCAATGGGGGACATATCCATCCTCACAAAGGACGAAGAAGTTGAACTCGCCAAAAAACTTGAAGAAGGAAAAGCAATAATTACGGAGATTATCCAGCCGTTCCCGATATGGAAAAAGATGGAGGAGAGCTTCGTAAGTGAAGAAGAAGTCCTCGAAGAAGATGAGCGGGCATTGCAGATCATGGATCTGACTTTAACCAGGCTCGAGATACTGGTAAGAAAGGCCAATGTTTTCGTGAGGGAATTGTCACAATACGGCGGGTCGTTGAAATCGCTTAAGAATCTTATCAAAACTGAAAGCAGCAAGAAAAAGCCCAACGTCGTAAAATTGGCTGCAATGGAAGACATTGCCAACCGGGTGCAGCTTGCCTTTAAAAAGATTGAGGGTGAAGTTGGAATAAGGGTAGAAGACCTGTTGAACAAATGGGAAAGGGTGAGCAGGGCGCAGGCCTTTGTGCTTGAGGCAAAAAATGAATTGATCACCAGGAACCTCAGGCTGGTTGTAAATATCGCAAAGAACTATGTCGGCAGGGGACTGCCGCTTCTGGACCTTATACAGGAAGGCAACATCGGCTTGATGAAAGCGGTGGATAAATTCAAACATGAGAAGGGCTTTAAGTTCAGCACATATGCCACGTGGTGGATAAGACAGGCAATAACAAGGGCGCTCATAGACCAGACAAAGACGATCAGGGTGCCGGTCCACATGATGGAGTTCTATAACAGGGTCACAAAGGCCTCAAGAGAACTTACACAGGAGCTCGGCCGAGAGCCTACCGATGAAGAGATAGCAAAAAGGCTCGATGTCGCGACAAGAAAAGTCGAAGAAGTCTTCAGGGCCATTCAGGACCCGATTGCTTTGCAAACCCCGGTAGGTGACGAGGACACGGAGCTGGAAGACTTTATCGGAGACAAAAATAGCCCTTCACCTTACACGGACGCTGAAGGCAAGGAAATATCAGGCTACATCAAAAAAGTCCTCGGCACACTGACCCCAAAAGAGGAAAGGGTCATCAAGATGAGGTTTGGCATCGGCGCTGAACGGGACCACACCCTTGAAGAGGTCGGAAGATACCTCAATATAACAAGAGAAAGGGTCAGGCAGATCGAGGCAAAGGCCCTGAGAAAGCTGAAACACCCAAGCAGGCTCAAGGCGCTTAAAGCGCTGGTCAGCTCATAA
- a CDS encoding lipoprotein-releasing ABC transporter permease subunit: MPYQFFIAFRYFRSKKKHSGISINTVISIAGVALGVMTLLTVLSVMSGFREDLQDKILKTNAHVVVQSYEGNIRDFETAKKKIDKIDGVIASSPVVYGQVMLRFGSRASGVVIRGVDPDIEKDTTDILNKLKSGSVDSLRKSEGVPGIIIGRELLRNLGLFVGDEIEMVSPIGEIGPLGMIPKMKKFRIAGFFEAGMFEYDSSLAFINLGVAQDFLGLRGAVTAIEIRTDNLYNAGTTAGKIDSTLGLPYIARDWMQMNRNLFSALKLEKIVMFIILTLIILVASFNIISNLIMIVIEKAREIAIMKTMGATSKGVMSIFMIHGLIIGITGTAAGVIGGYTLCELLKKYKFINLPPDVYYLSYLPVKMSLFDYIIVPAAAVLISFLATVYPAWQAAKLDPVEPLRYE, encoded by the coding sequence CTGCCCTATCAATTCTTTATAGCCTTCCGTTATTTCAGATCAAAAAAGAAGCACAGCGGTATCTCCATCAACACTGTAATATCAATCGCCGGTGTCGCGCTCGGCGTTATGACCCTTTTAACGGTGCTGTCCGTCATGAGCGGTTTCCGCGAAGACCTTCAGGACAAAATCCTCAAGACCAACGCTCATGTTGTAGTGCAGAGCTACGAGGGGAATATACGTGATTTTGAAACAGCCAAAAAGAAGATAGACAAGATTGACGGCGTTATTGCCTCATCGCCTGTTGTCTACGGGCAGGTAATGCTGAGGTTCGGCAGCAGGGCGTCAGGGGTCGTCATCAGGGGCGTTGACCCTGACATTGAAAAAGACACTACAGACATTCTTAACAAACTTAAATCAGGCAGCGTTGACAGCCTGAGGAAAAGCGAAGGGGTCCCTGGAATTATAATCGGCAGGGAGCTGTTAAGAAATCTCGGTTTATTTGTCGGCGACGAGATCGAAATGGTCTCTCCCATCGGGGAGATCGGGCCCCTGGGCATGATCCCCAAAATGAAGAAATTCAGGATCGCCGGTTTTTTTGAGGCCGGCATGTTTGAATATGATTCAAGCCTTGCTTTTATCAACCTTGGCGTTGCCCAGGACTTCTTGGGATTGCGCGGCGCGGTCACCGCTATTGAGATCAGGACGGACAATCTTTACAACGCCGGGACCACAGCCGGAAAGATTGACAGCACGCTCGGACTCCCTTATATCGCGAGGGACTGGATGCAGATGAACAGGAACCTCTTTTCAGCTCTCAAGCTCGAAAAGATAGTGATGTTCATAATCCTTACCTTGATAATCCTTGTGGCGTCTTTCAACATTATCAGCAACCTCATCATGATTGTTATTGAAAAAGCGCGGGAGATTGCTATAATGAAGACAATGGGCGCTACCAGCAAAGGGGTCATGTCGATTTTTATGATCCACGGACTGATCATCGGGATCACGGGAACGGCTGCCGGAGTTATTGGCGGATATACACTGTGCGAGCTTCTTAAAAAATACAAATTCATCAACCTCCCCCCGGATGTGTACTATCTGAGTTATCTGCCGGTCAAGATGAGCCTGTTTGATTACATCATTGTCCCGGCAGCGGCGGTCCTGATCAGCTTCCTTGCCACTGTTTATCCTGCCTGGCAGGCGGCAAAACTGGACCCAGTTGAGCCGTTGAGATATGAATAA
- the acpS gene encoding holo-ACP synthase, with protein sequence MIYGIGIDLVKIERMKEAHEKWGMNFFKKFLTENEIAYCFDKKDPYLSASVRFAAKEALVKAIGSEVFVNLKDVEIMNDEKGKPSIKVHGGLESFFKDKGIMHCHLSLSHEKEFGIACVVLEVNSL encoded by the coding sequence ATGATCTACGGCATCGGCATAGACCTTGTGAAGATTGAACGAATGAAGGAGGCCCATGAAAAATGGGGCATGAATTTTTTTAAGAAATTTCTTACAGAGAACGAGATCGCATATTGCTTTGATAAAAAAGACCCTTATCTTTCCGCGAGCGTGAGGTTTGCGGCGAAAGAGGCGCTTGTCAAGGCGATAGGGTCGGAGGTCTTTGTCAATCTGAAAGACGTTGAGATCATGAATGACGAAAAGGGCAAGCCTTCAATCAAAGTCCACGGCGGGCTTGAGAGCTTTTTCAAAGACAAAGGGATCATGCATTGCCACCTGTCACTGAGCCATGAGAAGGAATTCGGGATTGCCTGTGTGGTGCTGGAAGTAAACAGCCTATAG
- the pgeF gene encoding peptidoglycan editing factor PgeF, giving the protein MELLIQPPNINSPSSLNIRAFFTTRIFANGNITDSVAEELDIPRDNIYMPVQKHTNKIHVLNSDREPAVADAVITDMKGILIGIQVADCVPILLYDKNKKIIGAVHAGWRGTAKQILKGTIAAMTENFHCSAKDISIAIGPSIRQCCYEVGDEVKEDVCKVTGEGNYYLRKNGRYFIDIAAANKIQALSMGIPEQNVWQSNECTFCNPERFHSYRYAKDHAGRQGGFIGMW; this is encoded by the coding sequence ATGGAACTGCTTATTCAGCCGCCAAATATTAATTCACCTTCTTCATTAAATATCAGGGCATTTTTTACAACTAGGATATTTGCGAACGGTAACATAACTGACTCCGTGGCTGAAGAACTCGATATTCCCAGGGACAATATTTATATGCCGGTCCAGAAGCATACTAACAAAATACATGTGCTCAACTCTGATAGGGAACCGGCAGTTGCCGATGCGGTGATTACTGACATGAAAGGAATATTAATCGGGATCCAGGTTGCTGACTGCGTGCCAATTCTTCTATATGATAAAAATAAAAAAATCATCGGCGCTGTTCACGCAGGCTGGAGAGGGACGGCAAAGCAGATTTTAAAGGGGACCATAGCCGCCATGACGGAGAACTTCCATTGCTCCGCAAAAGATATATCAATCGCCATAGGCCCGAGCATCAGGCAATGCTGTTATGAGGTTGGAGATGAAGTGAAAGAAGATGTATGCAAAGTAACCGGAGAAGGGAATTATTATCTAAGAAAGAACGGCAGATATTTTATCGACATTGCAGCCGCCAATAAAATTCAGGCCCTGTCAATGGGTATCCCGGAGCAGAATGTCTGGCAGTCCAACGAATGCACATTTTGCAATCCTGAGAGGTTCCATTCTTACAGATATGCGAAAGACCATGCTGGTCGGCAGGGCGGGTTTATCGGAATGTGGTAA
- the tsaE gene encoding tRNA (adenosine(37)-N6)-threonylcarbamoyltransferase complex ATPase subunit type 1 TsaE translates to MKLVSKSDADTKDVGFKIGKKLKPGDVVCMYGELGSGKTTMVKGIASAFGIKERDITSASFTIIAEYDASVPFYHIDLYRVTPEGAQELGLHEYPGTDGIAVIEWAERAGEDIPEKSIRIKLAHIDDNLREIEIEGIEI, encoded by the coding sequence ATGAAGCTTGTAAGTAAGAGCGATGCAGATACAAAAGATGTTGGCTTCAAAATCGGGAAAAAACTGAAACCCGGAGACGTCGTTTGTATGTATGGTGAGCTTGGTTCGGGGAAAACAACCATGGTCAAGGGCATTGCTTCCGCCTTTGGGATTAAAGAGCGGGATATTACCAGCGCGAGTTTTACCATTATCGCGGAGTATGACGCGAGTGTACCTTTTTATCATATTGACCTTTACAGAGTCACCCCTGAAGGCGCGCAGGAGCTTGGGTTACATGAATATCCCGGCACAGACGGCATAGCTGTTATTGAATGGGCTGAAAGGGCAGGGGAAGATATTCCTGAGAAAAGCATCAGGATAAAGCTGGCCCATATCGATGATAACCTGCGTGAGATCGAAATAGAGGGAATTGAAATATGA
- a CDS encoding NAD(P)H-hydrate dehydratase: MLKVVTAQEMQQIDRITIDRFGVAGTVLMERAGLAVVSRINELFYQKTEDRRQKTEMQQRKILVLCGGGNNGGDGFVAARILHDQGRDVEVFSFAKPQDLKGDANTNYDAAVKFGVKIYPANKFLARHSSLVTRHCLIVDALLGTGLNKDVLPPFSQIIEKVNRLSSPVVSVDIPSGVSSDTGQIMGCAIKAHYTVTFGLPKRGHLLYPGAEYTGKLFIEDIGFPKQLLVSEKIRVNLPQREDAISLLPERPGYSHKGTYGHVLLLAGSKGKTGAALMAAKACLRTGAGLVTIGIPDTLVNAFQSRVTEEMLLPLADKGNGTLSYKSSDAVLEFLKKRANVLAIGPGLSADDEISRLVAMLIAGSRVPIVIDADGLNALTGRTGVLKKAKSPVILTPHSGEMARLLQKSEVRSQKSEENIRASIEKDRINTALLFSKQTKIYLILKGAPTIIAAPDGNAFINPTGNPGMATAGTGDVLTGMISAFLAQRLTPQSASILGVYIHGLLGDIVAAEKGEHSLIASDIISAVPKVFRSILNR; this comes from the coding sequence ATGCTGAAAGTCGTTACCGCACAAGAGATGCAGCAAATAGACCGGATTACCATTGATAGATTCGGCGTCGCAGGCACGGTCCTTATGGAGAGGGCAGGGCTTGCGGTTGTATCGAGGATTAATGAACTGTTTTACCAGAAGACAGAAGACAGAAGACAGAAGACAGAGATGCAACAGAGAAAAATTCTTGTGCTTTGCGGCGGAGGGAACAACGGGGGGGACGGATTTGTTGCCGCAAGAATATTGCACGATCAGGGAAGGGATGTTGAGGTGTTTTCCTTTGCGAAGCCGCAGGATTTAAAAGGCGATGCAAATACAAATTATGATGCGGCAGTTAAATTCGGCGTAAAAATATATCCTGCAAATAAATTTCTTGCTCGTCACTCGTCACTCGTCACTCGTCACTGTCTTATAGTTGATGCGCTTCTTGGCACGGGATTAAATAAGGATGTCCTGCCTCCTTTCTCACAAATAATAGAAAAGGTCAACAGGCTGTCATCACCGGTTGTGTCCGTTGATATCCCTTCCGGCGTTTCTTCTGACACGGGACAGATTATGGGCTGTGCGATCAAGGCGCATTATACTGTAACATTCGGGCTTCCCAAGAGAGGTCATCTCCTTTATCCCGGAGCTGAATATACGGGGAAGTTGTTTATAGAAGATATAGGTTTCCCAAAACAATTATTAGTATCAGAGAAGATCAGGGTCAATCTGCCGCAGAGAGAGGATGCAATTTCTCTTTTACCTGAAAGGCCAGGATACTCTCACAAAGGCACGTACGGTCATGTCCTGTTACTGGCCGGGTCAAAAGGGAAGACCGGCGCGGCGCTTATGGCGGCAAAGGCTTGTTTAAGGACAGGCGCGGGCCTTGTGACAATCGGGATTCCCGATACACTCGTTAATGCTTTTCAGTCGAGGGTGACTGAGGAAATGCTTTTACCCCTTGCGGACAAAGGCAACGGCACACTTTCATATAAGTCATCTGATGCGGTCCTGGAATTTCTAAAGAAGCGGGCAAACGTCCTTGCGATAGGCCCCGGGCTTTCAGCAGATGATGAGATATCAAGGCTTGTCGCGATGCTGATTGCCGGATCAAGAGTCCCAATTGTTATTGACGCTGACGGGTTGAATGCGCTAACAGGCAGGACCGGTGTTTTAAAGAAAGCGAAGTCGCCGGTAATTCTCACTCCTCATTCCGGCGAGATGGCGAGGCTGCTACAGAAGTCAGAAGTAAGAAGCCAGAAGTCAGAAGAAAACATCCGGGCCTCAATAGAGAAAGACCGGATTAACACAGCCTTATTATTTTCTAAACAAACAAAAATATATCTTATCCTCAAAGGCGCACCAACCATTATTGCTGCACCTGATGGGAATGCTTTTATTAATCCGACCGGCAATCCCGGAATGGCGACCGCGGGGACAGGAGATGTGCTTACAGGAATGATCTCTGCTTTTCTTGCTCAAAGATTGACTCCTCAAAGCGCTTCAATCCTCGGCGTATATATCCATGGATTATTAGGCGACATTGTTGCTGCAGAAAAGGGCGAACATTCTCTCATTGCATCGGATATAATAAGTGCGGTACCGAAGGTTTTCAGATCAATACTTAATAGATGA
- a CDS encoding SoxR reducing system RseC family protein, which yields MIAQGEISGLETGTVLTTEGAGATVIINKSKSCNECGKAQAGICGKGGTGMIMKVLNPFGAERGDTVLLGLDKKTHIKIYLLTYVLPVIVLFISAASGHIISLSSGIKGLDAAAGFTGLIISLIYCINKVRKIDRTTQLYITGILREPPDCKEFIGASPEEKDYLAAFSK from the coding sequence ATGATAGCGCAAGGGGAAATAAGCGGACTCGAAACCGGCACTGTCCTTACTACGGAAGGCGCAGGGGCAACGGTCATTATAAACAAGAGCAAATCCTGCAATGAATGCGGCAAGGCCCAGGCGGGCATATGCGGCAAAGGCGGAACAGGGATGATCATGAAGGTGCTGAATCCTTTTGGCGCTGAAAGAGGCGACACAGTTTTGCTGGGGCTCGATAAAAAGACGCACATAAAAATATATCTGCTCACCTATGTCCTGCCTGTCATCGTCCTTTTTATCAGCGCCGCGTCAGGCCATATAATTTCGCTGTCGTCAGGAATAAAGGGACTGGATGCAGCGGCAGGATTTACAGGGCTGATCATTTCTTTAATTTATTGCATAAACAAAGTCCGCAAAATTGACAGGACCACACAATTGTACATTACAGGGATATTGCGAGAGCCGCCTGATTGTAAAGAGTTCATAGGAGCCAGCCCTGAGGAAAAGGACTATCTCGCAGCATTCAGCAAGTGA
- a CDS encoding NAD(+)/NADH kinase yields MKNIGIIAKRGEPEAVKAVKDFLKRLKGQGFKFFIESDVAAFLKVKGHPRKKIPSMSDIIIVFGGDGTLLSIARLVGNLGVPILGVNLGGLGFITEIGRDEVEKEIDKVLSGQCAFEERIMLLADVYRGGKRVVRHNALNDVVLNKSALSRMFELDIRINNKYASSFRADGLIISTPTGSTAHSLSAGGPILYPTLETFLMTPICPHTLTSRPIVLPDTIVLEATIKSGDDVYLTLDGQVGFPLKVNDKLKIMKADYKTKFVVLHSKDYFQILRTKLKWGE; encoded by the coding sequence ATGAAGAATATCGGCATCATTGCAAAAAGAGGCGAGCCTGAGGCAGTAAAAGCCGTTAAGGATTTTCTGAAGCGGTTAAAAGGGCAAGGGTTTAAATTTTTCATTGAGAGCGATGTGGCGGCGTTTCTGAAAGTTAAGGGCCATCCGAGAAAAAAGATCCCGTCAATGTCGGACATCATCATTGTCTTTGGCGGCGACGGCACGCTGTTGAGCATTGCGAGGCTTGTCGGGAACCTCGGTGTCCCTATACTCGGAGTGAATCTCGGCGGACTTGGTTTTATCACTGAGATCGGCAGGGACGAGGTTGAAAAAGAAATAGACAAGGTCCTTTCGGGCCAATGCGCTTTCGAGGAGAGGATCATGCTTTTGGCCGACGTGTACAGGGGCGGCAAGAGAGTGGTCCGGCACAATGCGCTTAACGATGTGGTGTTGAACAAGAGCGCGCTTTCAAGGATGTTTGAACTCGATATCCGCATTAATAATAAATATGCCAGCAGTTTCAGGGCGGATGGATTGATCATCTCCACACCTACAGGCTCTACCGCCCATTCTCTTTCAGCTGGCGGGCCGATCCTGTATCCAACGCTTGAGACTTTTTTGATGACGCCCATATGTCCGCATACATTGACGAGCAGGCCTATTGTGCTGCCGGACACAATCGTGCTGGAGGCCACTATTAAAAGCGGTGACGACGTCTATCTGACACTTGACGGGCAGGTCGGGTTTCCTCTGAAAGTAAATGACAAGCTGAAGATCATGAAAGCTGATTACAAAACAAAATTTGTCGTCCTTCACAGTAAGGATTATTTTCAGATATTGAGGACAAAGTTGAAGTGGGGAGAATAA
- a CDS encoding sensor histidine kinase, which produces MTHLSDDTFELFLSGLLKQDTIDLRGVTFIDPYGMVGLLEAGRNFLFNGNRKSLLLPESEVVLKYLERMDFFKFARSYFNLLPETQDISGKYLRSSFSDVLLEITPIEKSDDIHFIVGRVKKRAHKILEKHLHYDERAINGFIVALSEVCQNIIEHSGNTGFVGIQKYRFQNIKKNIVKIAVMDLGIGFRESLSSRVAVKDDLEAIEKALLHGVSRHEDIGRGHGLAAVRRFVNEWNGKISIRSGMAKCSIIPGWAHGKEKEKHLVPFPGAQINIMLPEVNGEIF; this is translated from the coding sequence ATGACCCACCTCTCTGACGACACCTTTGAATTATTCCTTTCCGGTCTACTGAAGCAGGACACTATCGACCTGCGCGGAGTGACCTTCATCGACCCCTACGGCATGGTCGGCCTGCTTGAGGCCGGCAGAAACTTCTTGTTTAACGGCAATAGAAAAAGTTTGCTGCTGCCGGAATCCGAAGTGGTGCTCAAGTATCTTGAGCGGATGGATTTTTTTAAATTCGCGCGCAGCTATTTCAATCTCCTCCCTGAAACACAGGACATATCCGGTAAATATTTAAGGAGTTCCTTTTCGGATGTTCTTCTTGAAATTACGCCTATTGAGAAATCCGACGATATTCATTTTATCGTGGGCAGGGTAAAAAAGCGGGCCCATAAAATCCTTGAAAAGCATTTACACTACGATGAACGCGCCATCAACGGTTTTATCGTCGCGCTCTCAGAGGTGTGCCAGAATATCATTGAGCACAGCGGCAACACGGGTTTTGTAGGTATTCAGAAATATCGTTTTCAGAATATAAAAAAGAACATCGTTAAGATCGCGGTCATGGATCTGGGAATAGGTTTTAGAGAATCGCTTTCATCGAGGGTAGCCGTAAAGGATGACCTTGAGGCCATTGAAAAGGCCTTGCTGCATGGAGTGTCCAGGCACGAAGATATTGGAAGGGGACACGGACTCGCCGCAGTCCGGCGTTTTGTAAACGAATGGAACGGCAAGATCTCAATCCGCTCAGGCATGGCAAAGTGCTCGATAATCCCCGGCTGGGCACATGGGAAAGAAAAAGAAAAACATCTTGTCCCTTTCCCCGGAGCCCAGATAAATATAATGCTGCCCGAGGTTAATGGGGAGATTTTTTAA
- a CDS encoding HIT domain-containing protein produces the protein MKRLWAPWRIEYILDENKNKSCLFCDISKESNKARDKKNLILYRGKNCFVLMNKYPYNNGHLMVIPYFHTPTFEGLADDVLFELMTTVRESIDILKKAMNPDGFNMGLNFGKVAGAGMESHMHLHIVPRWTGDTDSMPIIAETRVMPEHLGETYKKLSKFFMGKRGKRVKSGP, from the coding sequence ATGAAAAGGTTGTGGGCGCCGTGGAGGATAGAGTATATCCTCGATGAAAACAAAAACAAGAGCTGTTTGTTCTGCGATATTTCAAAAGAAAGCAACAAGGCCAGAGACAAAAAGAACCTGATACTGTACAGAGGCAAAAATTGTTTTGTGCTGATGAATAAATATCCGTACAACAATGGACATTTGATGGTCATACCGTATTTTCATACCCCCACATTTGAAGGACTGGCTGATGATGTTTTATTTGAGCTTATGACGACGGTGAGAGAATCGATAGATATACTGAAGAAAGCCATGAACCCTGACGGATTTAACATGGGGCTTAATTTCGGCAAGGTCGCAGGGGCCGGAATGGAATCACATATGCATCTGCATATCGTCCCGCGCTGGACAGGCGACACAGACAGTATGCCGATCATTGCTGAAACAAGGGTGATGCCGGAGCATTTAGGAGAGACGTACAAGAAGCTTTCTAAATTTTTTATGGGGAAGAGGGGTAAGCGAGTCAAATCCGGCCCATAA
- a CDS encoding uracil-DNA glycosylase gives MSKIEIARKLGRAIEFYEELGFKYLPVRLAQKSKSTKVQKFKSEEVQESSSEILNPESEIKGPALRPQVSAHGDKVSALKELREEIGDCQRCKLCQKRKNIVFGEGSSDAKLMFIGEGPGRDEDIQARPFVGEAGQLLTKMIEKMGLKRGEVYIANIVKCRPPNNREPEADEIATCRPFVEKQIEIIKPEVIVSLGKVASHALLNVKTPISRLRGNFSKRDDIPLMPTFHPAYLLRNPKDKWLTWDDMQKVLEKLKS, from the coding sequence ATGAGCAAGATTGAAATCGCAAGAAAGCTTGGAAGAGCAATAGAATTTTATGAGGAGTTAGGGTTTAAATACCTGCCGGTCAGGTTAGCGCAGAAGAGCAAAAGCACAAAAGTTCAAAAGTTCAAAAGTGAAGAGGTGCAGGAGTCATCCTCCGAAATCTTAAATCCTGAATCCGAAATTAAAGGCCCTGCACTCCGGCCTCAAGTCTCCGCGCACGGTGACAAGGTGTCCGCGTTGAAAGAATTACGCGAGGAGATTGGCGACTGTCAGAGATGCAAACTTTGCCAGAAGCGTAAGAACATTGTTTTTGGCGAGGGTTCTTCGGATGCCAAACTAATGTTTATTGGCGAGGGCCCCGGCAGGGATGAAGATATTCAGGCAAGGCCTTTTGTTGGAGAGGCGGGACAGCTTCTTACAAAAATGATCGAGAAAATGGGGCTGAAGCGCGGAGAGGTTTATATAGCAAACATCGTAAAATGCAGGCCTCCTAATAACAGGGAACCGGAAGCGGACGAGATCGCAACATGCAGGCCGTTTGTTGAAAAACAGATCGAGATAATTAAACCGGAGGTAATTGTCAGCCTGGGCAAAGTAGCGTCTCACGCGCTTCTTAACGTGAAGACCCCCATAAGCAGATTAAGAGGAAATTTTTCTAAACGCGACGACATCCCGCTTATGCCGACTTTTCATCCCGCATACCTTTTGAGAAATCCCAAAGACAAATGGCTGACCTGGGATGATATGCAAAAGGTGCTTGAAAAGTTGAAGTCATAA